DNA from Rubripirellula lacrimiformis:
GCGGCTGAACCAACTACTGTGGTGCGATGCAGCGTGTCGCAAGCCGAAGATCGAAGGTATGCCGCCATCGATAGTAAAAACAACCACGTACGGAAAGCGATCGACCAGCGCGCCGCGAAATTCGCCGCCAATGCGTCCAAACGATTCTGGCCGGTCGATCACGGTTTGGATGATCGAGCGGACACTCACGCGAAAACGATTGCCAAGCGTGTTGGCAATCGAGTCGTAATATGAGCAGGCATCTGCGAGGTCAACTGCAAAAAGCGGATGGTAGCGTTCAGTCGCCATCAACCCGCCGCCAAACCTCTTCTGCGTCAATCGCCATGTTTGGGTTCGCAAGCAGTTCGTCGCGTCTGCGGTTCATCTCTGCGAGTTCGTCTTCCGGCAATGTCAGTGGCGCCGATGCTGCTAGGTCGTCCCATAGCTGCGTGACGATAGCCAATTTTTCATCGGGCGGTAACGCGCGAAGTGATTCTTGAAG
Protein-coding regions in this window:
- a CDS encoding addiction module protein yields the protein MTLQESLRALPPDEKLAIVTQLWDDLAASAPLTLPEDELAEMNRRRDELLANPNMAIDAEEVWRRVDGD